One region of Helicobacter pylori genomic DNA includes:
- the flgR gene encoding transcriptional activator FlgR — MKIAIVEDDINMRKSLELFFELQDDLEIVSFKNPKDALAKLDESFDLVITDINMPHMDGLEFLRLLEGKYESIVITGNATLNKAIDSIRLGVKDFFQKPFKPELLLESIYRTKKVLEFQKKHPLEKPLKKPHKHSFLATSKALEESKRQALKVASTDANVMLLGESGVGKEVFAHFIHQHSQRSKHPFIAINMSAIPEHLLESELFGYQKGAFTDATAPKMGLFESANKGTIFLDEIAEMPIQLQSKLLRVVQEKEITRLGDNKSVKIDVRFISATNANMKEKIASKEFREDLFFRLQIVPITIAPLRERVEEILPIAEIKLKEVCDAYHLGPKSFSKNAAKRLLEYSWHGNVRELLGVVERAAILSEETEIQEKDLFLER; from the coding sequence ACGATATTAACATGCGTAAAAGCCTGGAGCTTTTTTTTGAGCTTCAAGACGATTTAGAGATTGTGAGTTTTAAAAACCCTAAAGACGCTTTAGCCAAATTAGATGAAAGCTTTGATTTAGTCATCACGGATATTAACATGCCCCATATGGACGGCTTGGAATTTTTACGCCTTTTAGAAGGCAAGTATGAATCCATTGTGATTACCGGTAATGCGACCTTGAATAAAGCCATTGATTCCATTCGTTTAGGCGTGAAAGACTTTTTCCAAAAGCCTTTTAAACCAGAATTGCTTTTAGAATCTATCTATCGCACTAAAAAAGTTTTAGAATTTCAAAAAAAACACCCTTTAGAAAAACCTTTAAAAAAACCACACAAACACAGCTTTTTAGCCACTTCAAAAGCTTTAGAAGAGAGCAAACGGCAGGCCTTAAAAGTCGCAAGCACGGACGCTAATGTCATGCTATTAGGCGAAAGCGGGGTGGGTAAGGAAGTTTTTGCTCATTTCATCCACCAGCATTCTCAGCGCTCCAAACACCCTTTTATCGCAATCAACATGTCCGCAATCCCAGAGCATTTATTAGAAAGCGAGCTTTTTGGGTATCAAAAAGGGGCGTTCACGGACGCCACAGCGCCTAAAATGGGGCTTTTTGAAAGTGCGAATAAAGGCACGATCTTTTTAGATGAAATCGCTGAAATGCCCATTCAATTGCAAAGCAAACTTTTAAGAGTGGTTCAAGAAAAAGAAATCACACGCCTTGGGGATAATAAGAGCGTTAAAATTGATGTTCGTTTCATTTCCGCCACCAACGCTAACATGAAAGAAAAAATCGCTTCAAAAGAATTCAGAGAAGATTTGTTTTTCCGCTTGCAAATCGTGCCTATAACTATCGCGCCTTTAAGAGAGAGAGTAGAAGAGATTCTACCCATTGCTGAAATCAAGCTTAAAGAAGTGTGCGACGCTTATCATTTGGGGCCAAAATCTTTTTCAAAAAACGCCGCAAAACGCCTTTTAGAATATTCTTGGCATGGGAATGTGCGAGAGCTTTTAGGCGTCGTGGAAAGAGCGGCGATTTTAAGCGAAGAAACGGAAATCCAAGAGAAAGATTTGTTTTTGGAAAGGTAG
- the rsmH gene encoding 16S rRNA (cytosine(1402)-N(4))-methyltransferase RsmH: MQEIENLHQSVLLQEVLQAFTPLEEGVLIDCTLGLGGHSKALLSQKPHLKLIGIDKDKFAQEIAKERLKEFEGRYNLLSGGFAKRFKEALEIHGERIKGVLVDLGVSSLQLDDDNRGFNFHSHALDMRMDLESDLNAQKVINSYPVIALEKIFRDYGEIKEYKKIAHKIAERRAKKSFKDAKDLSDFLSSFSKNKKIHPATLVFQAIRIEVNSELEELKEFLQCARNLKGAILCVISFHSLEDALVKNAFKDYAKNCICDPSSFKCACSNNHALGAILTKKPITPSPEEIKNNRRSRSAKMRVFQFKP; this comes from the coding sequence TTGCAAGAAATAGAAAATCTGCACCAAAGCGTTTTGTTGCAAGAAGTTTTGCAAGCGTTCACGCCTTTAGAAGAAGGGGTTTTGATTGATTGCACTTTAGGGTTAGGGGGGCATTCTAAAGCCCTTTTATCCCAAAAACCACACCTGAAACTCATTGGCATTGATAAAGATAAGTTCGCTCAAGAAATCGCTAAAGAACGATTGAAAGAATTTGAAGGGCGTTATAATCTCTTAAGCGGAGGTTTTGCCAAACGCTTTAAAGAAGCCCTAGAAATTCATGGTGAGCGAATCAAGGGGGTTTTAGTGGATTTAGGGGTGAGCTCCTTGCAGCTTGATGACGATAACAGAGGGTTTAATTTCCACTCGCACGCTTTGGATATGCGCATGGATTTAGAGAGTGATTTGAACGCTCAAAAAGTCATCAACTCTTATCCTGTAATAGCGTTAGAAAAAATCTTTAGAGACTATGGCGAAATCAAAGAATACAAAAAAATCGCCCACAAAATTGCAGAAAGGCGTGCTAAAAAATCCTTTAAAGACGCTAAAGATTTGAGCGATTTTTTAAGCTCTTTTTCTAAAAATAAAAAAATCCACCCAGCGACACTAGTGTTTCAAGCCATCCGCATAGAAGTCAATAGCGAATTAGAAGAGTTAAAAGAGTTTTTACAATGCGCTAGAAACCTTAAGGGAGCGATTTTGTGCGTGATTTCTTTCCATTCTTTAGAAGACGCGTTAGTGAAAAACGCTTTCAAAGATTACGCTAAAAATTGCATTTGTGATCCTTCAAGTTTCAAATGCGCTTGCTCTAACAATCACGCTTTAGGCGCAATTTTAACCAAAAAGCCCATCACTCCAAGCCCAGAAGAAATTAAAAACAACAGGCGCTCACGAAGCGCTAAAATGAGGGTGTTTCAATTCAAACCATGA
- the uvrA gene encoding excinuclease ABC subunit UvrA encodes MQHKTIMDKIIIQGARENNLKNIFLEIPKNQFVVFTGLSGSGKSTLAFDTLYAEGQRRYLESLSSYARQFLDKVGKPNVDKIEGLTPAIAIDQKTTSKNPRSTVGTITEIYDYLRLLFARVGEQFCPTCLEPISSMSASDIISQICHLEENSKIIILAPIIKDKKGSFNDKLESLRLKGYVRAFVDGVMVRLDEEIHLHKTKKHTIEAVVDRVVINSENSSRIASAVEKALKESYGELEVEILQDNAPGIRKHYSEHKACFKCKMSFEELEPLSFSFNSPKGACESCLGLGTKFSLDISKILDPNTPLNQGAIKVIFGYNRSYYAQMFEGFCEYNGIDSALCFNELNKEQQDALLYGNGTEISFHFKNSPLKRPWKGIIQIAYDMFKEQKDLSDYMSEKTCSSCKGHRLKASSLSVQVAGLKMADFLTKPIEEVYHFFNDPTHFSYLNEQEKKIAEPILKEILERVFFLYDVGLGYLTLGRDARTISGGESQRIRIASQIGSGLTGVLYVLDEPSIGLHEKDTLKLINTLRNLQKKGNTLIVVEHDKETIKHADFVVDIGPKAGRHGGEVVFSGSVEELLQNNHSTALYLNGTKKIERPKFELPKEKHFLEIKNVNINNIKNLSVQIPLKQLVCITGVSGSGKSSLILQTLLPTAQTLLNHAKKAQSLNGVEIVGLEHLDKVIYLDQAPIGKTPRSNPATYTGVMDEIRILFAEQKEAKILGYSASRFSFNVKGGRCEKCQGDGDIKIEMHFLPDVLVQCDSCKGAKYNPQTLEIKVKGKSIADVLNMSVEEAYEFFAKFPKIAVKLKTLIDVGLGYITLGQNATTLSGGEAQRIKLAKELSKKDTGKTLYILDEPTTGLHFEDVNHLLQVLHSLVALGNSMLVIEHNLDIIKNADYIIDMGPDGGDKGGRVIASGTPLEVAQNCEKTQSYTGKFLALELK; translated from the coding sequence TTGCAACATAAAACCATTATGGATAAGATCATTATTCAAGGGGCTAGGGAAAATAATCTCAAAAATATCTTTTTAGAAATCCCTAAAAACCAGTTTGTTGTTTTTACCGGATTAAGCGGTTCGGGTAAATCCACTCTGGCGTTTGACACTTTATACGCTGAAGGCCAAAGGCGTTATTTAGAGAGTTTGTCCAGCTATGCGAGGCAATTTTTAGATAAAGTGGGTAAGCCTAATGTGGATAAAATTGAAGGCCTAACCCCTGCGATCGCTATCGATCAAAAAACCACTTCTAAAAACCCTAGATCCACTGTGGGGACGATCACTGAGATTTATGATTATTTAAGGTTGTTGTTTGCAAGGGTTGGGGAGCAATTTTGCCCCACATGTCTAGAGCCTATTAGTTCTATGAGCGCGAGCGATATTATTTCTCAAATCTGTCATTTAGAAGAAAATTCTAAAATCATTATTCTCGCCCCCATTATTAAAGATAAAAAAGGTTCGTTTAACGATAAATTAGAGAGCTTGCGTTTGAAGGGGTATGTGAGGGCTTTTGTTGATGGGGTGATGGTGCGTTTAGATGAAGAAATCCATTTGCACAAAACCAAAAAACACACCATTGAAGCGGTGGTGGATAGGGTAGTCATTAATAGCGAAAATTCTTCACGGATCGCTAGCGCGGTAGAAAAAGCCCTTAAAGAAAGCTATGGGGAATTAGAAGTGGAAATCTTGCAAGACAACGCGCCAGGCATTAGGAAGCATTACAGCGAGCATAAGGCATGTTTTAAGTGTAAGATGAGTTTTGAAGAATTAGAGCCTTTGAGTTTTTCCTTCAATTCGCCTAAAGGGGCGTGCGAGAGCTGTTTGGGTTTGGGGACAAAATTTAGCTTAGATATTAGTAAGATTTTAGATCCTAACACGCCTTTAAATCAAGGAGCGATTAAAGTGATTTTTGGGTATAACCGCAGTTATTACGCTCAAATGTTTGAAGGCTTTTGCGAATACAATGGTATTGACAGCGCGCTTTGTTTTAATGAATTGAATAAAGAGCAACAAGACGCTCTTTTGTATGGGAATGGCACTGAAATCAGCTTTCATTTTAAAAATAGCCCCTTAAAACGCCCTTGGAAAGGCATTATCCAAATCGCTTATGACATGTTTAAAGAGCAAAAGGATTTGAGCGATTACATGAGCGAAAAAACCTGTTCTTCATGCAAGGGGCATCGTTTGAAAGCCTCAAGTTTGAGCGTCCAAGTCGCTGGCTTGAAAATGGCGGATTTTTTAACTAAGCCCATTGAAGAAGTCTATCACTTTTTTAATGATCCCACGCATTTTAGCTATCTTAACGAGCAAGAAAAAAAGATCGCTGAACCGATTTTAAAAGAGATTTTAGAAAGGGTGTTTTTTTTATACGATGTGGGGCTAGGATATTTGACTTTAGGGCGGGATGCACGAACGATTAGCGGAGGGGAGAGCCAAAGGATACGAATCGCTAGTCAAATCGGGAGTGGTTTGACAGGGGTTTTGTATGTTTTAGACGAGCCTAGCATTGGCTTGCATGAAAAAGACACGCTCAAACTTATTAACACCCTTAGGAATTTACAAAAAAAGGGGAACACGCTCATTGTCGTAGAGCATGATAAAGAGACGATTAAGCATGCGGATTTTGTTGTGGATATTGGGCCAAAGGCTGGAAGACATGGAGGCGAGGTGGTTTTTAGCGGGAGCGTGGAAGAGTTATTGCAAAATAACCATTCTACCGCCTTGTATCTCAACGGCACTAAAAAGATTGAGCGCCCTAAATTTGAACTCCCTAAAGAAAAGCATTTTTTAGAAATTAAAAATGTCAATATCAATAACATTAAGAATTTGAGCGTTCAAATCCCTTTAAAACAATTGGTGTGCATTACTGGGGTGAGCGGGAGCGGTAAAAGTTCGCTGATTTTACAAACCCTTTTACCCACCGCTCAAACCCTTTTAAACCATGCTAAAAAAGCTCAAAGTTTGAATGGGGTGGAGATTGTAGGGTTGGAGCATTTGGATAAAGTGATTTATTTAGATCAAGCCCCCATAGGCAAAACCCCACGAAGCAACCCCGCCACTTACACGGGAGTGATGGATGAAATCAGGATTTTATTTGCCGAGCAAAAAGAAGCTAAAATTTTAGGCTATAGCGCGAGCCGTTTTAGCTTTAATGTTAAAGGGGGGCGGTGCGAGAAATGCCAAGGCGATGGGGACATTAAAATAGAAATGCACTTTTTGCCTGATGTGTTAGTCCAATGCGATAGCTGTAAGGGTGCTAAATACAACCCCCAAACTTTAGAAATCAAGGTGAAAGGCAAATCCATTGCTGATGTGTTGAACATGAGCGTGGAAGAAGCTTATGAATTTTTTGCTAAATTCCCTAAAATCGCCGTGAAGTTAAAAACACTTATAGATGTGGGCTTAGGCTATATCACTTTAGGGCAAAACGCTACGACTTTAAGCGGGGGGGAGGCTCAAAGGATCAAATTGGCTAAAGAATTGAGTAAAAAAGACACAGGCAAAACCCTTTATATTTTAGATGAGCCTACTACCGGTTTGCATTTTGAAGACGTGAATCACCTTTTACAGGTTTTGCACTCTTTAGTGGCGTTAGGCAATTCCATGCTAGTGATTGAGCATAATTTAGACATTATCAAAAACGCTGACTACATTATAGACATGGGGCCTGATGGGGGGGATAAGGGCGGGAGGGTCATTGCGAGCGGCACGCCTTTAGAAGTGGCACAAAATTGCGAAAAAACCCAAAGCTATACGGGAAAATTTTTAGCTTTGGAATTGAAATAG
- the hopE gene encoding Hop family outer membrane protein HopE, whose product MEFMKKFVALGLLSAVLSSSLLAEGDGVYIGANYQLGQARLNSNIYNTGDCTGSVVGCPPGLTANKHNPGGTNINWHAKYANGALNGLGLNVGYKKFFQFKSLDMTSKWFGFRVYGLFDYGHADLGKQVYAPNKIQLDMVSWGVGSDLLADIIDRDNASFGIFGGVAIGGNTWKSSAANYWKEQIIEAKGPDVCTPTYCNPNAPYSTNTSTVAFQVWLNFGVRANIYKHNGVEFGVRVPLLINKFLSAGPNATNLYYHLKRDYSLYLGYNYTF is encoded by the coding sequence ATGGAATTTATGAAAAAGTTTGTAGCTTTAGGGCTTCTATCCGCAGTTTTAAGCTCTTCGTTGTTAGCCGAAGGTGATGGTGTTTATATAGGGGCTAATTATCAGCTTGGACAGGCCCGTTTGAATAGTAATATTTATAATACAGGGGATTGCACAGGGAGTGTTGTAGGTTGCCCCCCAGGTCTTACCGCTAATAAGCATAATCCAGGAGGCACCAATATCAACTGGCATGCTAAATACGCTAATGGGGCTTTGAATGGTCTTGGGTTGAATGTGGGTTATAAGAAATTTTTCCAATTCAAGTCGCTAGATATGACAAGCAAATGGTTTGGTTTTAGAGTGTATGGGCTTTTTGATTACGGGCATGCCGATTTGGGTAAGCAAGTTTATGCACCTAATAAAATCCAGTTGGATATGGTTTCTTGGGGTGTGGGGAGCGATTTGTTAGCTGATATTATTGATAGAGACAACGCTTCTTTTGGTATTTTTGGTGGGGTCGCTATCGGCGGTAACACTTGGAAAAGCTCAGCGGCAAACTATTGGAAAGAGCAAATCATTGAAGCTAAGGGTCCTGATGTTTGTACCCCCACTTATTGTAACCCTAACGCCCCTTATAGCACCAATACTTCAACCGTCGCTTTTCAAGTATGGTTGAATTTTGGGGTGAGAGCCAATATCTATAAGCATAATGGCGTAGAGTTTGGCGTGAGAGTGCCGCTACTCATCAATAAATTTTTGAGTGCGGGTCCTAACGCTACTAATCTTTATTACCATTTGAAACGGGATTATTCGCTTTATTTAGGGTATAACTACACTTTTTAA